The Gemmatimonadales bacterium region GGAGTACCTCCGGCGGATCCGGGTGGCGAGCCCGCGCCAAGTGGGTCGCCTGGCTCGTCGCCGGTATCGCCGTGATGGCGGGGTCGGGCTATCTTGTGGCCGCGCTCGTGCTCTTCCCGTCGCCGCTGCTGCCCAACGAGCGGAACGTGACGCGGGTGATCGGACTCGGCGCGGACGAAGCGCGGCAAGAGCTGCAGCAGAAGGGGCTATCGGTTGAGATCGCGGGAACCGAACCGCACCCGACCGCGGCGAGCGGCGCGATCATCTGGCAGGACCCGGCCGAGGGCACCGCGGTCCCGCGCGGCTCGGTGGTCAGGCTCACCGTCAGCGGTGGCCCGCCTCGGGTGATGGTGCCCGACGTGCGCGGCCTGGACCTCGACCTGGCGCAGCGTCTACTGAAGGCTGTCGGCCTCACCGTCGGCGCGGTGGACACCGTGGACGAGAAGGGCGCGATGTCCGGCGTCGCGGTGGGCACCGAGCCACCCGCGCGGGACAGTTTGGCGATGGGCCGGAGCGTGATCATCTATCTGTCGAGGTAGCAGCCGCGTGACGATTCGCATCGCGCCCAGCATCCTCAGCGCCGACCTCGCCCATCTCATGGACGAGGTGGAGCGCGTGCTCGCGGGCGGCGCGGACCAGGTCCACCTGGACGTGATGGACGGGCGGTTCGTGCCCACCCTCACCTTCGGCGCGCCGGTGGTTCAGTCGCTGCGCCGCTTCACCGACGTGCCGCTGGACTGCCATCTGATGGTGGAGGATCCGGAGAACTACATCGGGCCGTTCGCGGATGCCGGCGCCACCTTCCTCACCATCCACGCGGAAGCGACGCGGCACCTGCAGCGGCATCTTTCGGAGATCAGAAAGCGCGGAATGAAAGCCGGCGTGGCGATCAACCCTGCGACGCCGCTCACCGCGATCGAGGAGGTCGTGGACGATATCGACCTGCTGCTCGTCATGTCGGTGAACCCCGGCTTCGGCGGCCAGAGGTTCTGGGAGCCGGCGGTGGAAAAGGTGGCGCGCGCGCGTACCATACTCGACCGCGTGGAGAGCGGGGCGCTGCTCGAAGTGGACGGCGGCGTGTCGCGCGAGACGGTGGGCCGGCTCTCGGCGGCCGGGGCCGACACCTTCGTGGCGGGGAATGCGATATTCACGGTGCCGGACGCGGCGGCGGAAGTCCGCGAGCTGAGGCACCTGGCCCAATCGGCCCGATCCGGGAAGGCGATGCGGGTATGAAGAAGCAGTGGATCATCGTGTTGGTCGTGGTGGGCGTGCTCACGGCCGGCGCCGTCATGGCGGTGAAGCTCTCGCCCGACATCTTCCCGGTGGAAGTGGGCTCGCGCGCGCCGGACTTCACGGCCGCGGACCTCGCGACGGGCGACCCGGTGACGCTCGCGAGCTATCGCGGCCAGGTCGTGCTGTTGAACGTCTGGGCCACCTGGTGCGAGCCGTGCCGGATCGAGATGCCGTCCTTCGAGCGGCTCCATCAGGAGCTGGGCCCGCAGGGCCTCAGGATCGTTGCGGTCAGCATAGACGAGGCCGGCCCGGACGTGGTGCGCGAGTTCCAGCGGGAGTACGGGCTCACCTTCCAGATCCTGCACGACCGCTCCCGCGCGATCGAGC contains the following coding sequences:
- a CDS encoding PASTA domain-containing protein, coding for MAGSGYLVAALVLFPSPLLPNERNVTRVIGLGADEARQELQQKGLSVEIAGTEPHPTAASGAIIWQDPAEGTAVPRGSVVRLTVSGGPPRVMVPDVRGLDLDLAQRLLKAVGLTVGAVDTVDEKGAMSGVAVGTEPPARDSLAMGRSVIIYLSR
- the rpe gene encoding ribulose-phosphate 3-epimerase; amino-acid sequence: MTIRIAPSILSADLAHLMDEVERVLAGGADQVHLDVMDGRFVPTLTFGAPVVQSLRRFTDVPLDCHLMVEDPENYIGPFADAGATFLTIHAEATRHLQRHLSEIRKRGMKAGVAINPATPLTAIEEVVDDIDLLLVMSVNPGFGGQRFWEPAVEKVARARTILDRVESGALLEVDGGVSRETVGRLSAAGADTFVAGNAIFTVPDAAAEVRELRHLAQSARSGKAMRV
- a CDS encoding TlpA disulfide reductase family protein, with the protein product MKKQWIIVLVVVGVLTAGAVMAVKLSPDIFPVEVGSRAPDFTAADLATGDPVTLASYRGQVVLLNVWATWCEPCRIEMPSFERLHQELGPQGLRIVAVSIDEAGPDVVREFQREYGLTFQILHDRSRAIERTYQTTGVPESFVLNREGRIMKKVIGATEWDSPVNKDLIRRLLAQRG